In Meiothermus sp. QL-1, the sequence GTGCCCCTGCTTCAGATCCTCGGCCAACCGGCACAGGGTCTCGCCCAGTTGGCCGAGGCGGCCTTGCAGGGCCTGGCCCTCCTCGAGCAGGCCTTCCACCTCAGGCATGCCTTTTAGATCGGCCTGTAAAGCGGACATGACCGACTCCCAGTTTACCGCGGTAGGCCTGGATGTAGGGTAACTTGGGGCCCATGGAGCTGGACCTGCTGGTAATCGCACCCCACCCCGACGATGGAGAGCTTGGCTGTGGAGGCCTGCTGGCCCGGGCCAAAGCCGAGGGACAGAGGACCGGTATCCTCGACCTGACCCAAGGCGAGCTGGGCTCCAAGGGCAGCGTGGCCCAGCGCGCCCGGGAGGCTGCCGAGGCCAGCCGTATCCTGGGCCTCGCGTACCGGGGCAACCTGGGTCTGCCAGACGGGGGCCTGGCCGACAGCGGGCCCCAACGCAACGCCCTGGCCCAGGCCCTGCGGCGGCTGCGCCCGCGGGTGGTGCTGGCGCCCCTCGAGGCCGACCGTCACCCCGACCACACCGCCGCCAGCCGGCTGGCCCAGGCTGCAGTTCACCTGGCCGGCCTGCGCCAGGCCCCCCTCGAGGACCCCCCCCACCGGGTAGAGCGCCTGCTCTTCTACCCCGGCAACCACCCCGCCCTGCCCAACCTGGCCGTGGACATCTCCGACTACATCGATATCTGGGAGGACTCGGTGCGGGCCTACCGAAGCCAGTTTGAGGGGGAACGGGTCTCCGAAACCGTCCATCCCGGGGGCGTCGAGGCCCGGCGGGCCTGGCGGCGCTACTGGGGCAAC encodes:
- the bshB1 gene encoding bacillithiol biosynthesis deacetylase BshB1, giving the protein MELDLLVIAPHPDDGELGCGGLLARAKAEGQRTGILDLTQGELGSKGSVAQRAREAAEASRILGLAYRGNLGLPDGGLADSGPQRNALAQALRRLRPRVVLAPLEADRHPDHTAASRLAQAAVHLAGLRQAPLEDPPHRVERLLFYPGNHPALPNLAVDISDYIDIWEDSVRAYRSQFEGERVSETVHPGGVEARRAWRRYWGNLVGVEYAEPLVSPLPWLAQPW